The Horticoccus luteus DNA window TGGCGCGAATCCGTTTGAAGGCTTCACGTTTATCAACCGCGCGTTCGGCCCTTATGCTTGGGCGTATTGGATCATGATTTCCTGCAACGTCATCACGCCGCAGTTCTTCTGGTTCAAGTCCGTCCGTCGCAATACGACGATGGTTTGGGTGCTGTCGTTGTTCGTGAACGTAGGCATGTGGTTTGAGCGTTTTGTCATCATCTGCACGTCGCTCACCCGTGATTTTCTCCCGTCGAGCTGGGGTTATCTCAGCCCGACCGTGGTCGATATCTTCACATTCTTCGGCACCTTCGGGCTGTTTTCCGTCCTCTTCTTGCTCTTCATCCGCTTCCTGCCTCTGATGGCGATTGCCGAACTGAAGGTAGTAACGCCGCAGGCGGACGTGCATGGACCGCACGGTACGCCGGAGCATGCCACGGGTTTTGGTGATCCGGTGGAAGTTGAACAAGGCGGTCCGAGCCCGAAACACTAAACGACCATGGCTGCACAAACTTACGGCCTGATCGCCACTTTCGATAATACGCCCGCGCTTTATCACGCGGCGCAGCAAGTGCGCGATGCCGGCTACAAGAACTGGGACTGTATCACTCCGTTTCCCGTGCACGGGCTTGATCGTGCGATGGGCTTGCGTCGCTCGATCGTGCCCCGCATTTCCCTCGTCGGTGGCATTACCGGCTTTTGCACCGGCATGCTGCTCATCTGGTGGGCGAACGGTTTCGAATATAAACTCATCGTCGGCGGCAAACCGTACTTCAGTCCGATGTTTGCGTTTCCGATCAGCTATGAGCTGACGATTCTTTTTACCGCGTTCGCGACCATCATCGGTATGTTTGTGCTTAATGGTTTGCCGATGCACTACCACCCGGTACTGAAATACGATCAGATCAGGCGTGGCATGGATGACACGTTTTTCATCGTCGTTGAAGCGCGGGATCCGCGTTTCAACCTGGCCAACACCAAAGCGCTTTTAGAAAAGGCCGGCGGTCGGGAAATCGTGGAACTGGAGGCCTGACCCATGCGCACCGTCTATCTCATTACTGCGCTCATCATTGTTCTCGGGCTCTCCATCCTCGGCTTCCGGGGGCGTGCGTTCACGAAGCCGCCCATGGATGTATTTCCGGAAATGGCATTCCCTGGCATGAAGTATCAGCCGAAATACAAGCCGCAGGGGCCGAGCAACTTCTTTGCCGACGGTCGGGCGGATCGGCCGCTGCCAGAAGGTGTAGTCTCGCGCGACATGCTCCGTAGCGATGACGCACTCTATCAAGGCAAGGACGCATCCGGAGCGTTCATCCACGGATTCCCCGCGGCAGTTACGGTTGATCTTAAGCTGCTTCAACGCGGCAAAGAACGCTTTACGATCTATTGCTCTCCGTGCCACGGCGCACTCGGCAATGGGCAGGGTATTACGAAGTCCTACGGGATGGGCGCTACGCCCACCTACCATGACGACCGTCTACGGCAAATGCCGGAAGGCGAGATCTTCAACACCATCACGCACGGCAAGGGCAATATGCTCTCTTACGCGGACAAGCTTGTTCCTCAGGACAGGTGGGCGGTAATCGCCTACGTTCGCGCCCTGCAACGCGCCGAAACGGGCACGCTCGCGGACGTTCCTGCGAATCATCGATCGGAGCTTGGCCTCAAATGAGCACTCACGCTGAATCTGCTCCCACCACCTTGGTTCCAGCCGCGTCGCCCGCGGCTGGCGCAACGAAAGCGTTGGGCATTGGCATAATTGGATTGGTGCTGACTGCACTCGGCCTCTTCGTCAGCGACCTTCGCAGCGTCGCCTTCTCGTACTTGGTCGGCATTTCCTATTGGACGGCCATCGCCATCGGCATGCTGATGATGATCATGATTCATCACGTTTTTGATGCATCTTGGTCCGTCGTCATTCGCCGGCAGTGGGAGCACGGGATCGCCAGCTTCAAGTGGTTGCTGCTGCTTTTCCTGCCCTTGCTGATTGTTACCTTCTGGAAGCCGGGCTCCGTCTGGCCATGGACCGACCTTAGCCACGTCATCAGCAATGGTGAAACCGTGGGCCACGATCCGCTCTATTTGAAGAAATCGGCGTTTCTGAGTATCAAAGCACTGTTCGGCGCGACGGTCGTGTTTTACCTTCTCTGGTGGTGGCTCTCCGCCCGTTTGCGGAAAGCGTCGTTCACTCAAGATAGCGACGGCGATCCTCGCTGGACCCTCATGAACCGAGTGACCTCCGCAGCCGGCATCCCGATTGGAGCTATCACCCTGACGGCGGCAGCCATTTACTGGATCAAGAGTCTCGAATACCACTGGTTTTCCACGATGTATGGCGTGTGGTTCTTCGCGAACTGCGTGCGCGGTGCCCTTTGCGTTGGCGTAGTGATCATGGTTTGGCTGCAACGTCGCGGCGAATATCGAGGCGTGCTCAATACCAATCACTATCACAGCATCGGCCAGCTCATGTTGGCGTTCACGGTCTTCTGGGCCTACGTCACCTTCGCGCAATACTTCCTGATCTGGAATGCCAACGTGCCGGAAGAAACGTTTTGGTATAACATTCGCGAACTGAATCAAGACGGGCACACCAACCAATGGTGGTGGGTCGGTTTGGCGATTTTGTTCGGCCACTTCGTCATTCCGTTCCTCTTATTGCTGTCCTACCGCTACAAAGTCACGCCGGTCATTATTCGGCGCATCGCGTATGGCATCTTGGCGTCCATCCTTCTCGATCTTTGCTATAATGTCCTGCCGGCGCTGCGTGACAGCCACGATAATCCCCAGCCCTTTCTTTCGATTCGTCTGCTGTGGGTGGCAACTTCCGTAGTAGGCATTGGCGGCGTTTGCGTGTGGGCTTACCTGCGCAGCTTTGCGACGACCAAACTGATTCCTATCCGTGATCCTCGGATTGGCGAGAGCCTCACGCACCATGAGTAACCCTTCCGCAAAACCTGTTTCATTGTTTACCGTCATCGCCGTTTTGGTGTGCCTGGGGTTGTTCTTCGCGGTGGCGTGGTGGACCCGGAGTCCGGCGCTGGCGCCGAGGGAACTCGCGCCGGAAGGATTGGCGGCCGACCAGCAATGGAAGGCGACGCCTGAATCGCGCAAAGCGCACCTTGTCACCCTGCGCGCCGAAGAAGCCAAGCATGCCACGACGTACGCGTGGATCGACCAAAGCGCCGGGACGGTGCAATTGCCCATTGACCGCGCCATGGAGCTGACCGTTGAACGTTACAGCGCCAAACACTGAGCCTCGTTATCAATTTGAGATGATCACAAACTCGCCAACCGCCGCCGAAGTCAGCGACATCGACGTCACCGCGCGCCGGCCGTTGCTCTACTTGTTCGGTTCCGCGTTCCTTTGGCTCGTGCTAAGCGGGCTTTTCGCCGTGGTAAACTCGCTTCAGCTCACGATGCCAGCGTTGTTGGCGCACTGCCCGGTGCTGACCTACGGGCGGCTGCACGCCGCGCACGAGAGCGCATTCATCTATGGGTGGGCGGCCAATGCCGGCATGGCTATTTCGCTTTGGCTGCTGTCGCGTTTGGGTCTCACCATGATGCGAGGCGCCTCGTTCGTTTGTTTGGGTGGACTCTTTTGGAACATCGGAGTGCTGGTGGGCGTGGGCGGGATCTTGATCGGTGATGCAACGACGTTTTCGGGCCTGCAGATGCCTCTCTATGCCCACGCTGTGTTGCTCGTAGCATTCGGCTTCATGGCAGTAGCTGGTGTACTGGCTTGGTCGGGCCGGAAGCATGAAACCGCGTTTGCTTCGCAATGGTATGCGTTGGCGGCGATTTTCCTTTTCCCGTGGATCTTCTCGATTGCCCTGATCTCGCTCCTGCTCGCTCCAGGAGCAGGCACTTCGCAATCTGTCGTCAGTGCGTGGTTTGCGGAGAACCTCTATATGCTCTGGCTCGCCCCAATGGCGTTGGGTGCTCTCTATTACCTCCTCCCCAAGATCACTGCCAAAGCGATTCCGCATTACTCGTTCGCCGGACTGGGCTTTTGGACTTTGATCGTCGTTGGATCCTGGACCGGGCCGCGGGTATTGGTGAATGGTCCTGTGCCTGCGTGGATTCCCACGGTGGCCATCGCGCTGACTTTTGTAGCACTGATGCACTACTGGCTGGTGTGGCTTAATCTTCGCGGTCTGTTCGCAACTCGCGGGAGCATCGTGTTGAAGTTCGCGGCGCTTGGCTTCGCGGCTTATATCCTGACCGGCCTGGCCAATGCAGTTCTTTCCTTCCGAACGCTCGCGAACGTGGTTCAGTTTACCTATGTGACTGATGCGACCGGGGCACTGGCGCTCATTGGCTCGATTTCCCTGACATTTTTCGCCGCGATCTATTTTATTGTCCCGCGTCTTTGTGGCCGGGCCTGGCCTTCCGCAGGTTTGGTTCGCATTCACTTCGGCGCCTCAGTGCTCGGAGTCGTGGCGATTGTGGTTGGCTTGGCCGTGGCAGGGTGGGTGCAAGGGCGCGAGTTGAATTCGACCGCGGACTTCGCACATATCGCGGCCGTTACGAAGCCGTGGTTGCTGCTCGCCACCGCGGGCCAAGCACTGCTGCTTGTCGGCAATATTCTGGCGACGTTCCACTTTCTCCGGCTGATCGCTTGCCGGCGCAATGAAGTCACCTTGCCCGCGTTTCGGGCACCAGCGGCGATGGAGGTTTCCGTATCATGAGAAACGGTGTCACTTTATTTTTCGGCTTGTTTATCGCCCTGGGGATTTCCTGGGCCGGTCTCGTCATCGGCACGCGTGCCCAATACGCGAGTCTGCGTCCCCACTACGACGATAACGAAAGCGCCAGCTTCCCTCAGAGGCAGGCAGGCGTGGCGGCGCAGGGGCAGATGGTTTACGAGGATCTTGGCTGTGTGTCATGCCATACACAGCAGGTGCGCCGCGCTGGCATCGGGTCGGACAAGGCTCGTGGTTGGGGCGATCGGCAGTCAGTAGCCCGTGATTTTCTTTATGATTCACGGCCGCAACTCGGAAACGCACGGATCGGCCCGGACCTGTCGAACTATGCGGCGCGGGCCAAAGACAGCGGCATGACACCTGATCGGCTCTATGCTTACCTCTACAACGGGCACAATGGCATGCCGGCTTATCCATTTCTTTTTGAGAAACGCCCCATTATTGGCGAGCGGGATGCGCACGCCCTGAACGTAAAGTTGCCTGCCGGTTTCGAGATCGCACCGACCCGGCGCGCCGAGCAACTGGTGGCCTATTTGCTGAGCTTGAATCACACCTACGAATTTAGCGAAGCGCAACCCGTGGTGCATGGGACTGCCGAAGGGGAAGGTGAAACGAAATGAGCGCTCCAGAATCGCAAGATCCGCGCCTGCAGCAAGCCGGCGCCACCGACGAAAGCGTTTTGAACGCCCACGAACCGCGCTTGAAGTTCAAGCCCGACACGAAAGCGCATTATGCGCTGATGCCCTTGGCGATCGTGTTCGTGTTTAGCGCATTCATTTTCATTGCTGGCACCTATGTGCACGATTTTTCGGGCCATTTTGCGCCCAGCGTGTTCGACGAAACGGGGTTGCCGATTCAGCCCGGCAGCGGAGCGACCGCGAAAGTGGACCCGCTTGTTTTAGGTCGGCGCCAATTTGATTCGGCCTGTGTTACCTGTCACCAAGCGACGGGGTTGGGCATTCCGGGAGTCTACCCGCCGCTGGCTGGGTCGGAATGGGTCGATGGTTCGGAGGAGCGTGTCATCAGCATCGTCTTGCACGGCCTCAAAGGCAAAGTGCATGTAAAGGGTGCCGAATTTGGCGCGGCCGTCATGCCGGCTTTCGGTCAAGTGCCGGGGTCCGGCTATAACTGGAGCGATGAGAAGATCGCGGCCGTTTTGACCTTTATTCGGCAGGAATGGGGCAACAAGGCCGGCCCGATCACGGCAGCCAAGGTCGCGGAACTTCGCACAAAGGAAGGCTCGCGTGGCGAGTGGAGCGAAGAGGAATTGTTGAAGCTCCCCTGAGGCCGTTGGAAATCCAAATTTCACTCAAGCCGCAGAGTAATCTGCGGCTTTTTTGTCGCCTGTTAGCGGCGTCGCCCGGCGCGCTTAATCCCCGAGTTTGCGTGAGGGCACGAGGTAGTTTTGCACGTAATCGCGCACGGCTTCGGGCAACGCCGTCATGGGGCGGCGGTAGCCTGTATCCCGCAATTTAGCGACATCGGCGCGGGTGAAGTACTGGTACTTGCCGCGCAGGATCTCAGGCATGTCGATGAAGTCGATCTGCGGTTCGCGCCCAAGGGCTGCGAAGATAGCGCGAGTGAGCGTGAGCCATGTATTGGCCTCGCCCGAGCCGAGGTTGAACAGCCCGGCCGCCGTGGGCGCTTGGTCGGCAAAGTGCAGCGTCATGGCGACCGCATCTTTGACGTAGAGGAAGTCGCGCATCTGTTCGCCATCCTTGAACTCCGGCTTGTGGCTCTTGAACAACTGCACCCGTCCCGTGGCGAGGATCTGTTGGTAGGCTTTGTTTACGAGGGAGCGCATGTCGCCCTTATGATCCTCGTTCGGGCCAAACACATTGAAGTATTTTACGCCCACAATCTGTTTCAACCAACCGCTGTGCTGCGCGTGCACATCGAAAAGATGTTTCGAATAGCCATACATGTTGAGCGGACGCAATCGGGAGAGATTGTCATCGCGATCATCCATGCCTTGGGCTCCGTCACCATACGTCGCGGCCGAGGAAGCGTAGATGAAGCGGGCGTTTTGTGCGAGGGCCCACGCAGCGAGTTCCTTCGTGTAGGCGTAATTGTTGTCGATGAGGTAGGTGGCGTTGCGCTCGGTCGTGGCCGAGCAGGCGCCGAGATGAAATACAGCCGAAAACTTCCCGAATGCGTGGGCGCGATCTGCGATCTGACGGCGGAAGACATCGGCTTCCACGTAGTCGGCGAATCGCAACGGCGTGAGGTTTTTCCATTTCTCGTCGGCACCCAGAAAATCCGTTACGACGATATCGCCGACGCCTCGCTCGTTGAGCGCCCAAATCAAGGCGCTGCCAATGAAGCCCGCGCCTCCTGTAACTAAAATCCGACCCGTGAGAGTGCTCATGCTAGAACGCTCCATCAACGGTGATGCGCGCGGTCGACGCAAGAACTCAGGGTCGTGAGCCGTCGCTTCGCCTAACTTTGCTGTGCAAGTTCGCGGGAGCGGTCTGCTGCGGCCAGAACGGCGGCGCGAACCGTGGCGCGAAAGTCATGCGCTTTGAGTTGCTGCAAGCCCGCGAAGGTGGTGCCGTTCGGCGAGGTGACTTGGTCGCGCAACGTTTCCGGGTCGATTTGTCGGCGCGCGAGTAGGCGCGCGGCTCCGAGAGTCGTCTCCGCGGCAAATGTGGTGGCTAAGTCTGACGTCAGGCCGGCGGCGACGCCCGCATCGCGGAGCGCCGCGACAAACTCGAAGAAAAATCCCGGGCCACTGCCACCGAGTGCCGTGATGGCGTCCATTTGCGACTCTTCAACGGCAACGGCGCGTCCCATCGCTTGCAGGAGCCGATCGATCAACGTGGCATCGGTGGTGGCAGGAGGACGCAGCGCGCACCATCCGGTCATACCCGCACCGATCGCGGCGGGGGTGTTGGGCATCGCCCGCACCACGTTGCGAGCGTGCGGGAAAACGCCCGCGAGCCGCTCGAGTCGTTTGCCGGCGAGCACGGAAATTACAAGACGATCACTCGTGAGTTCGGCGAGGCGTGGATCGGCTCCCGCCAGGTGCTGAGGTTTGAACGCCACCACCAAGGTGTCGGCATCCGCTAAAAGGTCGTCGATGGAGCGGGCGCAACGGATGCCAGTGCGCGCGGCCAGACGGGCAGCGCTGACGCCTGGGCCCCCGAGGCAAATCAGGTCGGCGGGCGGCACGACTTTGTTTTCCAACAGGCCATCGACCATTGCGCCGGCGAGATTTCCGGCGCCGAGGAAAGCGAATCTAGGCATCTTGAAGTAGTCTCCGGGCTTTGCGCTCGATAGGATGGACGAGAATGGCGCACGCTCCGCCGCCGGAATGGTCCACGAGGGAAACGTCGCCGCCGAGCCCCCGCAACGCGTGGCGGGCGATGGTCAATCCCATGCCCACGCCGACGGTGTTTTTGGAACTGATAAACGGTTCGAACATGTGATCGCGAATCTCCGGATTAAGTCCGCGACCGCGGTCTTCGACAAAAATTTCCACCGCATCCCCCTCGTCGGGTCGGGTGATGCGCTGCGTCCGCACAGTGATGGGCCGGGTCTGGGTGCTGGGAGCATCGTAGCTTTCCCAAGCGTTGATCAAAACCTTGGCCAAAACTTCTTCAAAAACCTCCGTGTTCGAATCGATCGTCAAATCACCCAGCGGATTGTCTATCGTGATGGGATTTTCATGACGATAATCCTGACGATAGCGTTGCACGCCGCCGTCGAGGAGCGCGCGCAAACTGCATTTTCCGAGCGGAGGGCGGGTCTTGATGACGAGCGAGCTGAGTTGTTTGATGATCGTAACGATGCGATGAACGGCCTCTTCGACTTGCGCAGCGTTGCGCTTCACTTGCTCGGGTTTGTCGTAATACGCTTTGATTAGATCGAGGTAGCCGATAACGACGCCGAGCAGATTGTTTAAGTTGTGAGCAATGCCTTGGGTGACCGCGCCGATGGTCGCCGCGCGCCGGGCTTCCGCCAAACGGCGCGTGAGATCGGCCATTTCGCGATTAATGGCGACGAAGCGGAGCTGCGTCTGCACGCGGGCCATGGTTTCATCGAGATCGATCGGTTTGGTAATGTAGTCGACTGCACCAACGCCGAGGCCTTCCAGCTTACCTTCTTTGGAGCTGCGCGCGGTGATGAAGATGACAGGGATCGAGCGCGTTTCTTCCGTGCCTTGCAGCCGTTGGCATACTTCGATGCCGTCCATTTCCGGCATCATCACGTCGAGGAGGATCAAGTCTGGTTTGTGCTCCACCACCTGATCGAGCGCTTCGAGTCCGCTGTAGGCGGTCAGAACTTCGATGCCCTCGCGTTCCAGTTTGCGCTTCAGCAACTGGACGTTGATCGGTTGGTCATCGACCACCAAAATTTTCGGCGCGGACATGTAACAGGAGCAAAAGGGCTTCCTGCAGAGCGCGCAAGCTAGCGCGCGGAAGCTTTGTAAGCCTTGACCGTGTTTTTCATGAGCAACGCCACGGTCATAGGGCCAACGCCTCCGGGGACGGGAGTGATTTTGCTCGCGATCTGCGAGACGGACGGGAAATGCACGTCGCCGGTGAGACGATAGCCGTTTTTTTTCGTCGCGTCGGCTACGCGGTTGATGCCGACGTCGATGACGACCGCACCGGGTTTCACCATGTCGGCGGTGACGAACTCCGCGCGGCCGATCGCGGCGATGAGCACATCGGCGGAACGCGTGATCTCGGGCAGATTGGTCGTGCCCGAGTGGCAGATCGTCACTGTGGCGTTAGCACCGTTCTTTTTCTGCACGGCGAGAAGCGCGATGGGTTTGCCGACGATCAGTGAGCGCCCGAGGACGACGACGTGTTTGCCTTTGAGGTCAACGCTGCTGCGTCGGAGCAGTTCCATGATGCCGGCCGGCGTGCACGCAACAAATCCCGACTCATCTTCCTGGGCCACTTTGCCCAGATTCAAGGTGTTGAAGCCGTCGACGTCTTTCTCGGGTGACACCCGCCGAAACACCGCCAGTTCGTCAATCTGTTTGGGAAGTGGCGACTGGACGAGAATGCCGTCGACGGTGGGATCGGCATTGAGGTTATCGAGCAAGGCGAACAACTCGGTCTGCGTGGTCGTGACAGGAGGCAGAATCACGCGGCTTTCGAGGCCGATCTCCGCGGCGGTTTTCTCCTTCTTCTTCACGTAAGAAATCGAAGCCGGATCCTCGCCGACGCGCACCAAAGCGATACAGGGTCGGCGCCCGGTGAATTGCGCGACCTCGGCCTTTAACTCGGCGATGATGTCGGAGGCGATCTTGTTGCCGTCGATGAGCTCCATGCGAACAAGGTGGAGCGGACGCGGGAAGTGCGTCAAACGAAACGACCGGCGGAGATTCGTTTCTGCCCACGCGGGCCGCGAGCGCGTCGGTTACTTGAGCTGCAGACTCTCGACGTCGATCACGATGTCTTTGCCGCCCGGCGTTGGTTTGGCGGTGCCATACACGACGACGGTGTGATCGACGTAGCTCGGAAGTTGTTCAGTCAACAGAAGCTTGGAGGTATTGAGATACGCGTAGCGGACGCCGGCATCGTCTTTTAGCTGCCAGTCGTAGGGGCGACGGGGCATAAAGGGCCGCTTCGTGGACTCAAACCGGCCTTGGAAAAAGCGCGGGAGAGAGGCGGGCGTGTTGTCGTTGAGCGAAACGAGGGGAGCCGCTTGCGCACCGGAACGCGTGCCGTAAGCAGAGGAAGTTACCGGTGCCGGCGACATTGGCGCGGAGGCCCCGCTGGCGGGCGAATCTTCGGCGGGCCGTGGTGCAGGCTGGGGAACACCGGCGACGCGGACGTAGCCGGTGAGTTTTTTCGTGAGCCGAATCTGCGTCCATTTGCCGTGCAAACCGGTGATTTCGGTGCGGTCGTTCTTCTCGATCGTGGCCAGAGTGGGCGAGGCGGAATCAGGCGCGAGGTGCACGGCGGTGCCTTCGATCACATCAAGCCCCTTGGTGATATCTTTGTTCATCACGTAGCCTTCGTGTTCGTCGCCGGGGATCTCTACGGCGAGCCAGCCGTCGGGTGCCGGACCCGCGCGCACGGGTTCGGTGCCGGCTTTGAGCGAGGAGACCACGGGGGAATGATCTTCAGGCTGGAGGTGGACGGCGGTCGTGGCGCTGAGCGGTGCCGCGGAGGACCACGAGGCGAGAGCGATAGACGCGAACGCGCAAAGAGTGGATTTAGTCTTCATCATGATCGGAGGCGGTGGTGGCCGGGACGTGGCGACGGGGCGTGTGGAACAGCGATTCGATTTCTTTGGTGGAAAGTTTCTTCATCGCCCGCAGGGGAATCCCTTTCAGGCGGAATGACCCGATTTGGTAGCGCCGCAGGCGTTTTACGTCGAAACGCAACGCGAGGAAAAGTTGCCGGATTTCACGCTTTTTGCCGTGGTGCATCCAGACATCGAGGTTGGTGGACGTTTTGTCGGGACTCGGATTTACGAGGGCGGCGTGTTCGACCTTCAACCGTTCGCCTTCGATCACCATGCCGCGGATCAGCAATGGGATACGGGTGAAGGGGAACGGGTCCTTCAAAATAACGTGGTAGCGTTTGACCACGGTATTGGAGGGGTGCATGAGCCGGTTGGCGAGATCGCCGTCGGTCGTGAGAATGAGCAGACCTTCGCTG harbors:
- a CDS encoding DUF3341 domain-containing protein, with translation MAAQTYGLIATFDNTPALYHAAQQVRDAGYKNWDCITPFPVHGLDRAMGLRRSIVPRISLVGGITGFCTGMLLIWWANGFEYKLIVGGKPYFSPMFAFPISYELTILFTAFATIIGMFVLNGLPMHYHPVLKYDQIRRGMDDTFFIVVEARDPRFNLANTKALLEKAGGREIVELEA
- a CDS encoding c-type cytochrome yields the protein MRTVYLITALIIVLGLSILGFRGRAFTKPPMDVFPEMAFPGMKYQPKYKPQGPSNFFADGRADRPLPEGVVSRDMLRSDDALYQGKDASGAFIHGFPAAVTVDLKLLQRGKERFTIYCSPCHGALGNGQGITKSYGMGATPTYHDDRLRQMPEGEIFNTITHGKGNMLSYADKLVPQDRWAVIAYVRALQRAETGTLADVPANHRSELGLK
- a CDS encoding cbb3-type cytochrome c oxidase subunit I, yielding MITNSPTAAEVSDIDVTARRPLLYLFGSAFLWLVLSGLFAVVNSLQLTMPALLAHCPVLTYGRLHAAHESAFIYGWAANAGMAISLWLLSRLGLTMMRGASFVCLGGLFWNIGVLVGVGGILIGDATTFSGLQMPLYAHAVLLVAFGFMAVAGVLAWSGRKHETAFASQWYALAAIFLFPWIFSIALISLLLAPGAGTSQSVVSAWFAENLYMLWLAPMALGALYYLLPKITAKAIPHYSFAGLGFWTLIVVGSWTGPRVLVNGPVPAWIPTVAIALTFVALMHYWLVWLNLRGLFATRGSIVLKFAALGFAAYILTGLANAVLSFRTLANVVQFTYVTDATGALALIGSISLTFFAAIYFIVPRLCGRAWPSAGLVRIHFGASVLGVVAIVVGLAVAGWVQGRELNSTADFAHIAAVTKPWLLLATAGQALLLVGNILATFHFLRLIACRRNEVTLPAFRAPAAMEVSVS
- a CDS encoding cbb3-type cytochrome c oxidase subunit II, which gives rise to MFIALGISWAGLVIGTRAQYASLRPHYDDNESASFPQRQAGVAAQGQMVYEDLGCVSCHTQQVRRAGIGSDKARGWGDRQSVARDFLYDSRPQLGNARIGPDLSNYAARAKDSGMTPDRLYAYLYNGHNGMPAYPFLFEKRPIIGERDAHALNVKLPAGFEIAPTRRAEQLVAYLLSLNHTYEFSEAQPVVHGTAEGEGETK
- a CDS encoding c-type cytochrome — its product is MKFKPDTKAHYALMPLAIVFVFSAFIFIAGTYVHDFSGHFAPSVFDETGLPIQPGSGATAKVDPLVLGRRQFDSACVTCHQATGLGIPGVYPPLAGSEWVDGSEERVISIVLHGLKGKVHVKGAEFGAAVMPAFGQVPGSGYNWSDEKIAAVLTFIRQEWGNKAGPITAAKVAELRTKEGSRGEWSEEELLKLP
- the rfaD gene encoding ADP-glyceromanno-heptose 6-epimerase is translated as MSTLTGRILVTGGAGFIGSALIWALNERGVGDIVVTDFLGADEKWKNLTPLRFADYVEADVFRRQIADRAHAFGKFSAVFHLGACSATTERNATYLIDNNYAYTKELAAWALAQNARFIYASSAATYGDGAQGMDDRDDNLSRLRPLNMYGYSKHLFDVHAQHSGWLKQIVGVKYFNVFGPNEDHKGDMRSLVNKAYQQILATGRVQLFKSHKPEFKDGEQMRDFLYVKDAVAMTLHFADQAPTAAGLFNLGSGEANTWLTLTRAIFAALGREPQIDFIDMPEILRGKYQYFTRADVAKLRDTGYRRPMTALPEAVRDYVQNYLVPSRKLGD
- the proC gene encoding pyrroline-5-carboxylate reductase; amino-acid sequence: MPRFAFLGAGNLAGAMVDGLLENKVVPPADLICLGGPGVSAARLAARTGIRCARSIDDLLADADTLVVAFKPQHLAGADPRLAELTSDRLVISVLAGKRLERLAGVFPHARNVVRAMPNTPAAIGAGMTGWCALRPPATTDATLIDRLLQAMGRAVAVEESQMDAITALGGSGPGFFFEFVAALRDAGVAAGLTSDLATTFAAETTLGAARLLARRQIDPETLRDQVTSPNGTTFAGLQQLKAHDFRATVRAAVLAAADRSRELAQQS
- a CDS encoding response regulator yields the protein MSAPKILVVDDQPINVQLLKRKLEREGIEVLTAYSGLEALDQVVEHKPDLILLDVMMPEMDGIEVCQRLQGTEETRSIPVIFITARSSKEGKLEGLGVGAVDYITKPIDLDETMARVQTQLRFVAINREMADLTRRLAEARRAATIGAVTQGIAHNLNNLLGVVIGYLDLIKAYYDKPEQVKRNAAQVEEAVHRIVTIIKQLSSLVIKTRPPLGKCSLRALLDGGVQRYRQDYRHENPITIDNPLGDLTIDSNTEVFEEVLAKVLINAWESYDAPSTQTRPITVRTQRITRPDEGDAVEIFVEDRGRGLNPEIRDHMFEPFISSKNTVGVGMGLTIARHALRGLGGDVSLVDHSGGGACAILVHPIERKARRLLQDA
- the folD gene encoding bifunctional methylenetetrahydrofolate dehydrogenase/methenyltetrahydrofolate cyclohydrolase FolD, producing MELIDGNKIASDIIAELKAEVAQFTGRRPCIALVRVGEDPASISYVKKKEKTAAEIGLESRVILPPVTTTQTELFALLDNLNADPTVDGILVQSPLPKQIDELAVFRRVSPEKDVDGFNTLNLGKVAQEDESGFVACTPAGIMELLRRSSVDLKGKHVVVLGRSLIVGKPIALLAVQKKNGANATVTICHSGTTNLPEITRSADVLIAAIGRAEFVTADMVKPGAVVIDVGINRVADATKKNGYRLTGDVHFPSVSQIASKITPVPGGVGPMTVALLMKNTVKAYKASAR
- a CDS encoding SH3 domain-containing protein, which codes for MMKTKSTLCAFASIALASWSSAAPLSATTAVHLQPEDHSPVVSSLKAGTEPVRAGPAPDGWLAVEIPGDEHEGYVMNKDITKGLDVIEGTAVHLAPDSASPTLATIEKNDRTEITGLHGKWTQIRLTKKLTGYVRVAGVPQPAPRPAEDSPASGASAPMSPAPVTSSAYGTRSGAQAAPLVSLNDNTPASLPRFFQGRFESTKRPFMPRRPYDWQLKDDAGVRYAYLNTSKLLLTEQLPSYVDHTVVVYGTAKPTPGGKDIVIDVESLQLK
- a CDS encoding pseudouridine synthase is translated as MTDPSALRVQKFLADAGVCSRRAAEVLIAQKEVWVNGQPATLGQKIVPGLDKVTVSGKPVRAQAQPRITLAMHKPRGLVCSNDDPHHSGTVFDLLPRELARYRFFCAGRLDLDSEGLLILTTDGDLANRLMHPSNTVVKRYHVILKDPFPFTRIPLLIRGMVIEGERLKVEHAALVNPSPDKTSTNLDVWMHHGKKREIRQLFLALRFDVKRLRRYQIGSFRLKGIPLRAMKKLSTKEIESLFHTPRRHVPATTASDHDED